Proteins from one Cicer arietinum cultivar CDC Frontier isolate Library 1 chromosome 3, Cicar.CDCFrontier_v2.0, whole genome shotgun sequence genomic window:
- the LOC101495660 gene encoding uncharacterized protein isoform X2: MAKKTSATKNNNKRIPPIDRVPKHSQQPRSSPPKRRTDFSFFIPNPSSISNPAIDSSLGSSSGEVRLSTVTASSSLQRRMSVKQFSKDTLVRCNNYQEGRPVCSSEYFDVPDAELDSVDLGGNRDACIKMSESTPRESSVSDSSSLAVTPGSVVWARTSCQTWWPAEIKLSHKMDWLMTLIMEERCAPSDYVRDGHVLVQFYGNHPSAWLDPSTNISIFEDSFEERSNNPSNDFQDALKQALQRKAQLSSCQNLSPDGSAHSNQQDRSAGKYSSPSSSRTLNDFQERRRGKRERKPKVHFDEVSSPIKSERKDRRLKVMRYLGLAPPVGSPF; this comes from the exons ATGGCCAAGAAAACCAGCGCAACCAAAAACAATAACAAGAGGATACCACCGATTGATCGTGTGCCCAAACATTCTCAACAGCCAAGAAGTTCACCTCCCAAACGCCGCACTGATTTCTCTTTTTTCATTCCCAATCCCTCTTCAATTTCCAACCCTGCTATTG ATTCCTCGCTTGGTTCTTCTTCCGGTGAAGTGAGGTTGTCCACTGTCACTGCAAGCAGTTCGCTGCAGAGGAGAATGTCGGTTAAACAATTTTCTAAAGATACACTGGTTCGATGCAACAATTACCAAGAGGGAAGACCAGTCTGTTCGTCTGAGTATTTTGATGTTCCTGATGCGGAATTGGATTCAGTTGACCTTGGTGGCAATAG GGATGCTTGTATTAAGATGTCAGAATCTACCCCTCGCGAATCATCTGTTAGTGATAGCAGTTCTCTTGCTGTAACACCGGGAAGTGTTGTTTGGGCAAGAACATCCTGTCAAACATGGTGGCCTGCTGAG ATAAAGCTTTCTCATAAAATGGATTGGCTTATGACTTTG ATCATGGAAGAAAGATGTGCACCATCTGACTATGTCAGAGATGGGCATGTTTTAGTGCAGTTTTATGGAAATCATCCCAG TGCCTGGCTTGATCCATCgacaaatatttcaatttttgagGAT TCTTTTGAAGAAAGGAGCAATAACCCTTCAAATGATTTTCAAGATGCTCTAAAGCAA GCCTTGCAAAGGAAAGCACAACTTAGTTCTTGCCAAAACTTGAGTCCCGATGGGTCTGCTCATTCTAATCAGCAAGATCGTTCAGCTG GTAAATATTCTTCACCTAGCTCAAGCAGAACACTCAACGATTTTCAAGAGAGACGAAGAGGGAAAAGGGAACGGAAACCCAAAGTTCATTTTGAT GAGGTGTCTTCTCCAATCAAATCAGAAAGGAAGGATCGTCGATTAAAGGTAATGCGGTATCTTGGCCTTGCACCTCCGGTTGGTTCTCCTTTTTGA
- the LOC101495660 gene encoding uncharacterized protein isoform X1 yields the protein MAKKTSATKNNNKRIPPIDRVPKHSQQPRSSPPKRRTDFSFFIPNPSSISNPAIDSSLGSSSGEVRLSTVTASSSLQRRMSVKQFSKDTLVRCNNYQEGRPVCSSEYFDVPDAELDSVDLGGNRDACIKMSESTPRESSVSDSSSLAVTPGSVVWARTSCQTWWPAEIMEERCAPSDYVRDGHVLVQFYGNHPSAWLDPSTNISIFEDSFEERSNNPSNDFQDALKQALQRKAQLSSCQNLSPDGSAHSNQQDRSAGKYSSPSSSRTLNDFQERRRGKRERKPKVHFDEVSSPIKSERKDRRLKVMRYLGLAPPVGSPF from the exons ATGGCCAAGAAAACCAGCGCAACCAAAAACAATAACAAGAGGATACCACCGATTGATCGTGTGCCCAAACATTCTCAACAGCCAAGAAGTTCACCTCCCAAACGCCGCACTGATTTCTCTTTTTTCATTCCCAATCCCTCTTCAATTTCCAACCCTGCTATTG ATTCCTCGCTTGGTTCTTCTTCCGGTGAAGTGAGGTTGTCCACTGTCACTGCAAGCAGTTCGCTGCAGAGGAGAATGTCGGTTAAACAATTTTCTAAAGATACACTGGTTCGATGCAACAATTACCAAGAGGGAAGACCAGTCTGTTCGTCTGAGTATTTTGATGTTCCTGATGCGGAATTGGATTCAGTTGACCTTGGTGGCAATAG GGATGCTTGTATTAAGATGTCAGAATCTACCCCTCGCGAATCATCTGTTAGTGATAGCAGTTCTCTTGCTGTAACACCGGGAAGTGTTGTTTGGGCAAGAACATCCTGTCAAACATGGTGGCCTGCTGAG ATCATGGAAGAAAGATGTGCACCATCTGACTATGTCAGAGATGGGCATGTTTTAGTGCAGTTTTATGGAAATCATCCCAG TGCCTGGCTTGATCCATCgacaaatatttcaatttttgagGAT TCTTTTGAAGAAAGGAGCAATAACCCTTCAAATGATTTTCAAGATGCTCTAAAGCAA GCCTTGCAAAGGAAAGCACAACTTAGTTCTTGCCAAAACTTGAGTCCCGATGGGTCTGCTCATTCTAATCAGCAAGATCGTTCAGCTG GTAAATATTCTTCACCTAGCTCAAGCAGAACACTCAACGATTTTCAAGAGAGACGAAGAGGGAAAAGGGAACGGAAACCCAAAGTTCATTTTGAT GAGGTGTCTTCTCCAATCAAATCAGAAAGGAAGGATCGTCGATTAAAGGTAATGCGGTATCTTGGCCTTGCACCTCCGGTTGGTTCTCCTTTTTGA
- the LOC101495985 gene encoding thaumatin-like protein 1b: MNPIMNTQFALCFILAFFFCGGAYGATITFTNKCPYTVWPGSLTSAQKPQLSKTGFELATGKSDSVDVPSPWEGRFWGRTGCSTNSGKFSCDTADCGSGQVACNGAGAVPPATLAELHVEANGGKDFYDISNVDGFNVPMSIAPQGGTGDCKPSSCPANINGVCPTELQMKGPDGNVVACKSACLAFNQPQYCCTGEFNSPDKCKPTQYSDIFENQCPDAYSYAYDDKSSTFTCSQGPNYTITFCP; encoded by the exons ATGAATCCCATCATGAATACCCAATTTGCTCTTTGCTTTATTTTGGCCTTCTTCTTCTGTG GAGGAGCTTATGGAGCCACAATCACATTCACGAACAAATGTCCGTACACAGTTTGGCCAGGAAGCCTAACAAGTGCTCAAAAACCTCAATTATCAAAAACAGGTTTTGAGTTAGCAACGGGAAAATCTGACTCAGTCGATGTCCCATCTCCATGGGAGGGTCGATTTTGGGGCCGAACTGGCTGCTCAACCAATTCAGGAAAATTTAGTTGCGATACAGCAGATTGTGGGTCCGGCCAAGTCGCATGCAATGGTGCTGGTGCTGTTCCACCAGCAACATTAGCAGAACTACACGTGGAAGCCAATGGTGGAAAAGACTTCTATGATATCAGCAATGTTGACGGATTCAATGTTCCCATGTCCATTGCTCCACAAGGTGGAACTGGTGATTGCAAACCCTCCAGTTGTCCCGCGAATATCAACGGAGTCTGCCCAACGGAGTTACAAATGAAAGGACCTGATGGTAATGTTGTTGCTTGCAAGAGTGCATGTCTAGCTTTCAATCAACCACAATATTGTTGCACCGGAGAATTCAACTCGCCAGATAAATGCAAGCCTACACAATACTCTGATATTTTTGAAAACCAATGCCCTGATGCTTATAGTTATGCTTATGATGATAAAAGTAGTACTTTTACTTGCTCCCAAGGACCTAACTACACCATCACATTCTGCCCTTGA
- the LOC101496320 gene encoding expansin-A9-like: protein MANPLGALMTSSLLFLVVFALPNHVHAEINTSWKHAAPNNVGGADKTVPIHQHTPFTPGQWKQAYATFYEGGSGTFGGACGYEDVVKDGYGLDTAALSTALFNQGQTCGACYEIKCVDSPKGCKPGQPSLFVTATDHCPPNYNLPSDNGGWCNPPREHFDLAKPAYLKMAEYTAGIVPVQYRRVPCKKQGGIRFTITGNPYFYLIKVWNVGGAGDVVGVQVKGEDKLQWTDLKRNWGQKWETNAMLLGETLTFRVKTSDGRSSTSLRVVPNKWQLGQTFEGKNLA from the exons atgGCAAATCCTTTGGGAGCACTCATGACCTCATCATTGCTCTTTCTTGTTGTTTTTGCACTTCCTAATCATGTCCATGCAGAAATTAACACCTCATGGAAACATGCAGCACCCAATAATGTTGGAGGTGCAGATAAAACTGTTCCAATACATCAACACACCCCGTTTACACCTGGCCAATGGAAGCAAGCTTATGCCACTTTCTATGAAGGAGGCTCTGGGACATTtg GAGGAGCTTGTGGATATGAGGATGTGGTTAAAGATGGTTATGGCCTAGACACAGCAGCATTGAGCACAGCATTGTTCAACCAAGGTCAAACATGTGGTGCGTGTTATGAGATCAAATGTGTGGATTCTCCTAAAGGGTGTAAGCCAGGACAACCCTCTCTTTTTGTGACAGCAACAGATCATTGTCCTCCAAATTACAACCTACCAAGTGACAATGGAGGATGGTGTAATCCACCACGTGAGCATTTTGATTTAGCCAAACCTGCATATCTCAAAATGGCTGAATATACAGCTGGAATTGTGCCAGTCCAATATCGCAG GGTACCGTGCAAGAAACAAGGAGGTATTCGGTTCACAATCACAGGGAATCCTTACTTCTATCTAATAAAAGTGTGGAATGTTGGAGGAGCTGGTGATGTTGTAGGAGTGCAAGTGAAGGGTGAAGACAAGTTGCAATGGACAGATTTGAAAAGAAATTGGGGTCAGAAATGGGAGACTAATGCAATGTTATTAGGAGAGACATTGACATTTAGGGTAAAGACAAGTGATGGAAGGTCCTCTACTTCATTGCGTGTTGTCCCCAACAAATGGCAACTTGGGCAGACTTTTGAAGGCAAAAACTTGGCATAA
- the LOC101509269 gene encoding uncharacterized protein, whose translation MVKAYLRYEPAASFGVIASVDSNVTYDSSGKHLLSPALEKIGVWNVRQGICTKTLTPTVPCRGPSLAVTSIAASPSVLVAGGYGDGSIRIWDCEKGSCETTLNGHKGAVTALRYNKAGSLLASGSKDNDVILWDVVGETGLFRLRGHRDQVTDVIFVGSGKKLVSSSKDKFLRVWDIDTQHCMQIVGGHHSEIWTLDVDPSERYLVTGSADKELRFYAIKQDSVDGESVNNGGDSSIQNKWEVLTHFGEIQRQSKDRVATVQFNKSGNLLACHVAGKMVEIFRVLDDAEAKRKAKRRVNRKKEKKHGKEDTEGTENGDGSNENKGDNSTVIDGPIEISKMTVTVTDVFKLLHTIRASKKICSISFCPTTPKNSLASLALSLNNNLIEFYSIESGETKKTLAIDLQGHRSDVRSVTLSSDNTFLLSTSHNAVKIWNPTTGSCLRTIDSGYGLCSLILPTNKYGLVGTKDGTLEIIDIGSGTRAEVIEAHGGSLRTIAALPDKHGFVTGSADHDVKFWEYQTKQKPGQATKQLTVSNVRTMRMNDDVLVVAISPDAKYIAVALLDSTVKIHFVDTFKFFLSLYGHKLPVLCMDISSDGDLIVTGSADKNIKIWGLDFGDCHKSIFAHGDSVMAVQFVPKTHYVFSVGKDRLVKYWDADKFELLLTLEGHHADIWCLAVSNRGDFFVTGSHDRSIRRWDRTEEQFFIEEEKEKRLEEMFDADLDNAFENKYVPKEEIPEEGAVAVAGKKTQETLTATDLIIERIDIAEVEKKRLAEHQEEEKNNKNAVFQPNILMNGRSPSDYVLSAFSDVQSNDLEQTLLALPFSDALKLLSYLKEWTSYSDKVELVCRIGTLLLQTHYNQLLATPAARPVLTAFSDIFYERVKGWKDIFGFNLAAMDHIQQLMASRSDALFRDARSKLLEIRARQSKRLQDWSDTGEMILKKKKKT comes from the exons ATGGTGAAGGCCTACCTCCGATACGAACCGGCGGCGTCTTTCGGCGTAATAGCATCAGTTGATTCCAACGTTACATACGACAGCAGCGGCAAACACCTACTCTCTCCGGCTCTCGAGAAAATCGGCGTTTGGAACGTGCGGCAAGGCATCTGCACTAAAACCCTAACTCCTACCGTTCCTTGTCGCGGTCCTTCTCTCGCCGTCACTTCCATCGCTGCCTCTCCTTCTGTATTG GTTGCTGGTGGTTACGGTGATGGTAGCATAAGGATTTGGGATTGTGAAAAAGGAAGTTGTGAGACTACTTTGAATGGACACAAAGGAGCTGTAACTGCTCTTCGTTATAACAAGGCTGGTTCTTTACTTGCTTCTGGTAGTAAAGATAATGATGTTATTTTGTGGGATGTTGTTGGAGAGACTGGACTCTTTCGCCTTCGCGGTCATCGCGATCag GTGACTGATGTTATTTTTGTGGGTTCCGGTAAAAAACTAGTTAGTTCTTCTAAAGACAAGTTTTTGAGAGTTTGGGATATTGATACCCAGCACTGTATGCAAATTGTTGGGGGACATCATAGTGAAATATGGACATTGGATGTTGATCCCAGTGAAAGGTATTTGGTAACCGGTTCTGCGGATAAGGAGCTCCGTTTTTATGCAATCAAGCAAGATTCTGTGGATGGGGAGTCTGTAAATAATGGGGGAGATTCTTCCATTCAAAATAAGTGGGAAGTTTTGACGCATTTTGGTGAGATTCAACGGCAGAGCAAAGATAGAGTTGCTACTGTCCAGTTCAACAAGTCTGGGAATCTGCTAGCTTGTCATGTTGCGGGAAAGATGGTAGAAATATTCCGTGTTTTGGATGATGCCGAAGCAAAGCGTAAAGCAAAGCGCAGGGTTAACCGcaaaaaagagaagaaacacGGCAAAGAGGATACAGAGGGAACGGAAAATGGAGATGGGAGTAATGAGAATAAAGGAGATAATTCTACTGTGATTGATGGACCCATAGAAATAAGTAAAATGACAGTTACTGTGACTGATGTTTTTAAACTGTTGCATACTATTAGAGCTAGCAAAAAGATATGCTCCATTTCTTTCTGTCCAACCACTCCAAAGAATTCACTAGCAAGTTTAGCATTATCCTTAAACAATAATCTAATTGAGTTTTACTCCATTGAAAGTGGTGAAACCAAAAAAACACTTGCCATTGATCTACAAGGGCATCGTTCTGATGTTAGAAGTGTCACACTTAGTTCAGACAACACTTTTTTGTTGTCAACCAGTCACAATGCAGTAAAGATTTGGAACCCAACCACTGGTTCTTGCCTAAGGACTATTGATTCTGGATATGGACTGTGCAGTTTAATTCTCCCGACTAACAAGTATGGACTTGTCGGAACTAAAGATGGAACCTTAGAAATTATTGACATTGGAAGTGGTACTCGTGCTGAAGTAATTGAAGCTCATGGTGGCTCTCTCCGGACAATTGCTGCCCTGCCAGATAAACATGGCTTTGTCACAGGAAGTGCAGATCATGATGTAAAGTTTTGGGAGTACCAGACTAAGCAGAAACCTGGTCAA GCTACCAAGCAACTCACTGTGTCAAATGTCCGGACTATGAGAATGAATGATGATGTTCTTGTGGTTGCAATTAGCCCTGATGCCAAATATATTGCTGTTGCCCTGTTGGATAGTACTGTAAAG ATTCACTTTGTAGACACTTTCAAATTCTTCCTTTCATTGTATGGCCACAAGCTGCCTGTTCTGTGTATGGATATCTCATCAGATGGAGATTTAATTGTGACTGGCTCCgctgataaaaatataaagatctGGGGTTTGGATTTTGGTGACTGTCATAAATCCATTTTTGCGCATGGTGACAG TGTCATGGCAGTGCAATTTGTTCCCAAGACGCACTATGTGTTCAGTGTTGGAAAAGATCGCCTAGTAAAATATTGGGATGCTGATAAATTTGAGCTGCTGTTAACTCTTGAAGGACATCATGCAGATATTTGGTGTCTTGCAGTCAGTAATCGTGGTGATTTTTTTGTCACTGGATCTCATGATCGCTCAATCCGCCGCTGGGATCGTACTGAGGAGCAGTTTTTCATTGAG GAAGAAAAGGAGAAGAGGTTGGAGGAAATGTTTGATGCTGATCTTGACAatgcatttgaaaacaagtaTGTACCGAAGGAAGAAATACCAGAGGAGGGAGCTGTGGCCGTAGCTGGGAAAAAAACCCAGGAAACCCTTACTGCTACTGACTTAATTATTGAGAGAATAGACATTGCAGAAGTTGAGAAAAAGCGCCTTGCTGAACATCAG gAGGAGgagaaaaacaataaaaacgCTGTTTTCCAGCCAAATATTCTCATGAATGGCCGTTCACCTTCTGATTATGTTCTAAGTGCATTTTCAGATGTTCAATCGAATGATTTGGAGCAAACCTTATTG GCTTTACCGTTTTCAGATGCTTTGAAGCTTTTGTCATACTTGAAGGAATGGACATCATATTCTGATAAG GTTGAGCTTGTTTGCCGGATAGGTACACTGCTGTTGCAGACACATTATAATCAGCTGCTTGCCACACCAGCTGCCAGACCTGTCTTAACTGCTTTCAGTGACATTTTTTATGAACGGGTCAAG GGTTGGAAAGATATCTTTGGTTTTAACCTTGCAGCCATGGATCATATACAG CAATTGATGGCTTCGAGATCAGATGCTCTATTCCGGGATGCAAGATCAAAATTGCTGGAGATACGGGCTCGACAATCCAAACGTTTACAAGACTGGTCAGATACTGGAGAAATGAttctgaagaagaaaaagaagacaTAG